A stretch of Pseudoliparis swirei isolate HS2019 ecotype Mariana Trench chromosome 14, NWPU_hadal_v1, whole genome shotgun sequence DNA encodes these proteins:
- the cenpl gene encoding centromere protein L, whose product MERHHNSATRTPLTNVDIKRRSKSSRLSYRSCLGAAASRLGLTTARQLNTSRRALKSHSVAERVNPEQLALLVKTEWQLSYVTPLHQFRHTQLKSYSRRLAAFIAAGKQQGLAVAVENPQTTFRVSFSLVQGMTESADDAETVLIQIHAKSAFAGQDKPQRPAWSGWLSCVNGNPEYLRSLPKDFTCLPLFGGSGAEGLSALVKSWFQQSFDCCVGPLELSHTSLQWLLALWTNCHTEASIQQLKMIWKLPAEPPLQVTYTVNPEDAWELWRSVRKQKENRRDGEEEEENCIDIEEVTDFVQGLKSHFYRHFRLDLSAGSLNQVSTALGSAKHSGRMKISNSKYMITTLTLLTECALLKMPI is encoded by the exons ATGGAGCGACATCACAACAG tgcaACGAGGACCCCCCTCACCAATGTTGACatcaagaggaggagcaagagctCCCGGCTGTCGTACCGCAGCTGCTTGGGTGCCGCAGCTTCTCGCCTGGGCCTGACCACAGCACGACAGCTCAACACCAGCAGGAGGGCTTTAAAGTCGCACAGCGTCGCT GAGAGGGTAAACCCGGAGCAGCTGGCCTTGCTGGTGAAAACAGAGTGGCAGCTGTCGTACGTCACGCCCCTCCATCAGTTCCGACACACCCAGCTGAAAAGCTACTCCAGGCGGCTCGCGGCGTTCATTGCCGCGGGGAAGCAGCAGGGTTTGGCGGTGGCGGTGGAGAACCCGCAGACGACATTCAGGGTGTCCTTCTCCCTGGTGCAGGGGATGACTGAGTCGGCAGATGATGCTGAGACGGTCCTCATACAG ATCCATGCAAAGTCGGCGTTCGCCGGACAGGACAAGCCGCAAAGGCCGGCGTGGAGCGGCTGGCTCAGCTGCGTCAACGGCAACCCCGAGTACCTGCGCTCGCTCCCGAAGGACTTCACCTGTCTGCCGCTCTTTGGCGGCAGTGGGGCCGAGGGCCTCAGCGCTCTGGTCAAGTCCTGGTTCCAGCAGTCCTTCGACTGCTGCGTCGGACCCCTTGAGTTGAGCCACACAAGCCTTCAGTGGCTGTTGGCGCTGTGGACCAACTGCCACACAGAGGCCAGCATCCAGCAACTCAAGATGATTTGGAAGCTCCCCGCTGAGCCGCCGCTGCAGGTCACCTACACGGTTAACCCCGAGGACGCCTGGGAGCTGTGGCGCAGCGTGAGAAAGCAGAAGGAGAATAgaagagatggggaggaggaggaggagaactgtATCGACATTGAGGAGGTGACAGATTTCGTGCAGGGCCTGAAGAGCCACTTCTACAGACACTTCAGGTTGGATCTGTCGGCGGGCAGCCTGAACCAGGTCTCAACGGCTCTGGGCTCAGCCAAGCACAGCGGCAGGATGAAG aTTTCCAACAGCAAATACATGATCACCACCCTGACTCTACTGACGGAGTGCGCCCTCCTCAAAATGCCCATCTGA
- the LOC130204441 gene encoding FUN14 domain-containing protein 1 isoform X2, with protein sequence MATADHGEGQDDPESEEEVYVVVDLTEYARRHQWWSMVFGNNSGPIAEKYSVATQIAMGGVTGWCAGYLFQRVGKIAATAVGGGFLLLQIANHSGYVQVDWKKVERDVNKAKKHLKKKANKAAPELNTFIEEATDFIKRNIVLSSGFVGGFFLGLAS encoded by the exons ATGGCGACGGCGGATCACGGAGAAG GACAGGACGACCCGGAGAGCGAAGAGGAGGTGTACGTGGTCGTGGACCTGACAGAATATGCCCGGAGGCACCAGTGGTGGAGCATGGTGTTCGGGAACAACTCCGGCCCGATAGCCGAGAAGTACTCCGTGGCCACCCAGATCGCGATGGGAGGGGTGACTGGATG GTGTGCTGGTTACCTCTTCCAGAGAGTTGGGAAGATCGCTGCGACCGCTGTCGGGGGAGGGTTCCTCCTTTTGCAG ATTGCCAATCACAGTGGCTACGTGCAGGTGGACTGGAAGAAGGTGGAGAGGGATGTGAACAAAGCGAAGAAGCACCTGAAGAAGAAAGCCAATAAAGCAGCCCctgaattaaacacatttattgagGAG GCCACAGACTTTATAAAAAGGAACATCGTCTTGTCCAGCGGGTTCGTCGGCGGATTCTTTCTGGGCTTGGCCTCCTAA
- the LOC130204441 gene encoding FUN14 domain-containing protein 1 isoform X1, with the protein MATADHGEGQDDPESEEEVYVVVDLTEYARRHQWWSMVFGNNSGPIAEKYSVATQIAMGGVTGWCAGYLFQRVGKIAATAVGGGFLLLQIANHSGYVQVDWKKVERDVNKAKKHLKKKANKAAPELNTFIEEVKATDFIKRNIVLSSGFVGGFFLGLAS; encoded by the exons ATGGCGACGGCGGATCACGGAGAAG GACAGGACGACCCGGAGAGCGAAGAGGAGGTGTACGTGGTCGTGGACCTGACAGAATATGCCCGGAGGCACCAGTGGTGGAGCATGGTGTTCGGGAACAACTCCGGCCCGATAGCCGAGAAGTACTCCGTGGCCACCCAGATCGCGATGGGAGGGGTGACTGGATG GTGTGCTGGTTACCTCTTCCAGAGAGTTGGGAAGATCGCTGCGACCGCTGTCGGGGGAGGGTTCCTCCTTTTGCAG ATTGCCAATCACAGTGGCTACGTGCAGGTGGACTGGAAGAAGGTGGAGAGGGATGTGAACAAAGCGAAGAAGCACCTGAAGAAGAAAGCCAATAAAGCAGCCCctgaattaaacacatttattgagGAGGTAAAG GCCACAGACTTTATAAAAAGGAACATCGTCTTGTCCAGCGGGTTCGTCGGCGGATTCTTTCTGGGCTTGGCCTCCTAA